One segment of Anatilimnocola aggregata DNA contains the following:
- a CDS encoding BON domain-containing protein — translation MQTRTLRRESLVNDDAAVSQLVDARAALQSSNIYVLRKLQVDREGSGIVLRGHVESFYHKQLAQELVRAAVEGVEVLNSLQVVYTPKSDYLTGTR, via the coding sequence ATGCAAACGCGAACACTCAGGCGTGAGTCTTTAGTCAACGACGATGCGGCAGTCAGCCAACTCGTCGACGCACGTGCAGCACTGCAGTCCAGCAATATCTATGTGCTGCGGAAACTGCAGGTCGACCGTGAAGGAAGCGGCATCGTACTGCGAGGCCATGTCGAATCGTTCTATCACAAGCAGTTGGCCCAGGAACTTGTCCGCGCTGCGGTCGAGGGAGTGGAAGTCCTCAATTCGCTGCAAGTGGTGTACACGCCGAAGTCGGACTATCTGACCGGTACCCGGTAA
- a CDS encoding cytochrome c peroxidase: MPSRRAIVWLTLLFSPLVAVAAEPDRSPVDLVLGPDESWLVTINQTSDTASLVRTSDGQVLHELAIGDHPTGICLLPSGHEVLIACHHSGELQRLQIVGDKLNLVSQLAVGYLPHSVVTTKDGKTAYVSLLASAEVAIVDLAKNEVTEKITVGRWPRNLALSADGNTLAVAASGDRGISVVDLPTRKQKFHETFMGLNIGQLQIGKDQQHVYTTWMTYRGFPLNISNIRQGWVLASRVGRVRLDGPARREAMALDPRGRAIADPYGFALTSDEQRMIVAAGGTHELLVYRAHDLPLKAIGSDDHVPDDVLRDRDRFDRIELGGRPQGLKIAKDDKSVYVANYFSNSVQVVDIVGKTVTKTFALGGPDKPSLARQGETIFHDARRSLDQWYSCATCHVDGGTNSIPMDTLNDNTNFTSKTVLPLYHLADTAPWTWHGWQKDLSAAMRKSLIDTMHGPVPNDDDVAAVLAYLRELKPAPNPFVAKDGQLTAAQQRGQQLFTGKVGNCIQCHTGPHFTDGQVHEVGLESSKDYYRGYNTPTLRNVYLKTTLLHDGRSATLADVLREPHSPDKVAGERALTEEEIRDLVEYLKTL, encoded by the coding sequence ATGCCTAGCCGTCGTGCGATTGTTTGGTTGACGTTATTGTTTTCCCCGCTCGTGGCTGTTGCTGCCGAGCCCGACCGGAGCCCGGTCGACTTGGTGCTCGGTCCCGATGAATCGTGGCTGGTGACAATCAATCAGACGAGCGACACCGCGTCGCTCGTTCGCACCAGCGACGGCCAGGTGCTGCACGAGTTGGCCATCGGCGATCATCCCACCGGCATCTGCCTGCTGCCCAGCGGCCACGAAGTGCTGATCGCCTGTCATCACTCGGGCGAATTGCAACGGCTGCAAATCGTGGGAGATAAATTGAACCTGGTGAGCCAGCTGGCTGTCGGCTATTTGCCGCACAGCGTGGTGACGACCAAGGATGGCAAGACAGCTTATGTTTCGCTGCTGGCATCGGCTGAAGTGGCCATTGTCGATCTCGCCAAGAACGAAGTAACCGAAAAGATCACCGTGGGCCGTTGGCCGCGCAATTTGGCGCTATCGGCCGACGGCAACACGCTGGCTGTGGCGGCGAGTGGCGACCGGGGCATTTCAGTCGTCGATCTGCCGACCAGGAAGCAGAAGTTCCACGAAACGTTCATGGGGCTGAATATCGGCCAGTTGCAGATCGGCAAAGATCAGCAGCACGTCTACACCACATGGATGACCTACCGTGGCTTTCCGCTCAACATCTCGAACATTCGCCAGGGCTGGGTACTCGCCAGTCGCGTGGGGCGCGTGCGGCTCGATGGTCCCGCGCGGCGCGAAGCAATGGCGCTTGATCCGCGCGGCCGGGCGATTGCCGATCCTTATGGCTTTGCGCTCACCAGCGATGAACAGCGGATGATCGTCGCCGCCGGGGGCACGCACGAACTGCTCGTCTATCGCGCGCACGATCTCCCGCTGAAGGCAATCGGCAGCGACGACCATGTTCCCGACGATGTGCTCCGCGATCGCGACCGCTTCGACCGCATCGAGCTCGGCGGCCGCCCTCAAGGGTTGAAGATCGCCAAGGATGATAAGTCGGTTTACGTCGCCAACTACTTTTCCAATTCGGTGCAGGTGGTTGATATCGTCGGCAAGACGGTGACGAAAACCTTCGCGCTTGGCGGGCCCGACAAACCGTCACTCGCGCGGCAGGGAGAAACCATTTTTCACGATGCCCGCCGCAGTCTCGATCAGTGGTACAGCTGTGCCACCTGCCACGTCGATGGCGGCACCAACAGCATTCCCATGGACACCCTCAATGACAACACCAACTTCACCAGCAAGACGGTCCTGCCTCTTTATCACCTGGCCGACACCGCTCCCTGGACCTGGCACGGCTGGCAAAAAGATCTCTCCGCCGCGATGCGCAAGAGCCTCATCGACACCATGCACGGCCCCGTCCCGAACGACGACGACGTCGCCGCCGTCCTCGCCTATCTGCGCGAACTCAAGCCCGCCCCCAATCCGTTCGTCGCCAAAGATGGCCAACTCACGGCGGCGCAACAACGGGGGCAGCAGCTCTTCACCGGCAAAGTGGGCAACTGCATCCAGTGCCACACCGGCCCGCACTTCACCGACGGCCAGGTTCACGAAGTGGGACTCGAATCGAGCAAAGACTATTACCGCGGCTACAACACTCCCACGCTCCGCAACGTCTACCTCAAGACCACCCTCCTTCACGACGGCCGCTCCGCCACGCTCGCCGACGTCCTCCGCGAGCCCCACTCCCCCGACAAAGTTGCCGGTGAGAGAGCTTTGACTGAGGAGGAGATTAGAGATTTGGTGGAGTATTTAAAGACGTTGTAG
- a CDS encoding FKBP-type peptidyl-prolyl cis-trans isomerase gives MSRFGLLMAALAPLYFASLGIAQVPTPPGGQPAVRAPLTTVSQQASYAIGLDFGQRLSRDGAAVDLEPILRGLRDGLTGTKPELTDEQIQGAMDKFLAALRAKREEEAKGAGNKNKKDGEAYLAANLQKPGVQQTKSGLQVKSLKAGTGASPKATDTVKVHYHGMLIDGTVFDSSVERKVPAEFPVNRVIPGWTEALQLMKVGDKVQLTIPAALAYGEEGSGPIPPNSVLVFDVELLDIVK, from the coding sequence ATGTCTCGATTTGGATTGCTGATGGCCGCACTGGCCCCACTTTATTTTGCCTCGCTAGGAATCGCTCAAGTGCCAACTCCTCCAGGCGGCCAGCCCGCAGTCCGGGCACCACTTACCACGGTTAGTCAACAAGCCAGTTATGCGATTGGGCTCGACTTTGGTCAGCGGTTGTCGCGCGATGGTGCTGCTGTCGACCTCGAACCGATTTTGCGCGGCCTGCGCGATGGTTTGACCGGAACCAAGCCCGAACTGACCGACGAGCAGATTCAAGGCGCGATGGATAAGTTCCTGGCCGCCCTGCGTGCCAAGCGCGAAGAAGAGGCCAAGGGGGCGGGCAATAAGAACAAGAAGGATGGCGAAGCTTACCTGGCCGCGAACCTGCAAAAGCCCGGCGTGCAGCAGACCAAGAGCGGTCTGCAAGTCAAATCGCTGAAGGCTGGCACTGGTGCCTCGCCCAAAGCGACCGACACAGTCAAGGTGCACTATCACGGCATGCTGATCGACGGCACCGTGTTCGATAGCAGCGTCGAGCGCAAGGTTCCTGCCGAATTTCCCGTGAATCGCGTCATTCCCGGCTGGACCGAAGCCCTGCAGCTGATGAAGGTCGGCGACAAGGTGCAACTCACCATTCCCGCCGCGCTGGCCTATGGCGAAGAGGGGAGCGGCCCAATCCCGCCGAACTCGGTGCTGGTGTTCGATGTCGAACTGCTCGATATCGTGAAGTAG
- a CDS encoding REP-associated tyrosine transposase: MRGRPQRVHRQDFNTPGHAHELTFSCYRRFNFLKAERTCNWLVESIERARVKHDFDLWAFVIMPNHAHVIVRPRPEKYRIGRIRSGIKLPVAKQAIQFLIDNESPWLERITRRRGHRTERLFWQSGGGYDRNITNGKTLLKMIEYLHDNPVRKEWCQRGSEWKWSSAAFYEGGKSPLTPDPIPAEWLTDT; encoded by the coding sequence ATGCGTGGCCGGCCCCAGCGTGTTCACCGACAGGACTTCAATACCCCAGGACATGCGCACGAGCTGACGTTCTCTTGCTATCGCAGGTTCAATTTCTTGAAAGCGGAACGAACTTGTAACTGGCTCGTTGAATCAATCGAGCGGGCTCGTGTGAAACACGATTTCGACCTCTGGGCCTTTGTGATCATGCCCAATCATGCACATGTGATTGTGCGGCCAAGACCCGAGAAGTATCGAATCGGCAGGATCAGGTCCGGCATCAAACTGCCGGTGGCAAAACAGGCGATTCAGTTTCTTATTGATAACGAATCGCCTTGGCTGGAGCGAATCACACGACGACGCGGACATCGCACCGAGCGATTGTTTTGGCAATCGGGAGGTGGCTATGATCGCAATATCACCAATGGCAAGACGCTGCTCAAAATGATTGAGTACTTGCACGACAACCCAGTCCGCAAGGAATGGTGCCAGAGGGGAAGTGAGTGGAAGTGGTCGAGTGCGGCCTTCTATGAAGGTGGTAAGTCGCCGCTGACTCCCGACCCCATTCCAGCCGAATGGTTGACTGATACCTGA
- a CDS encoding M3 family oligoendopeptidase: MPVTIDQIFVETPQYEEVAREYAELEASFARAKTAEQTAEVVHRWDQIRRRLETWGALVSLRFNQDTRNEEYKKEREYSDELQPRLTDLDVKIKRLLLASPHRGALEQKYGTQAFALWSADVMTFEPAIQDHLVREAKLQAEYGEVMATAKLQFRGETLNHSAIVKFREDPDRATRHEAEQVRWQWYADNRPQLDRIYTDMVNLRHEMARTLKFNNFVELGYQRMKRVDYNAADVALFRDEVRKYVVPLAVELRKKQAKDLGVDKLMFWDDAIHDAQGNPAPQGDHDWMVERAHEMFAAMGPELADFFRLMTTAKLTDLKNREGKSPGGFCTSFPSYGLPYIFANFNGTKHDVEVFTHEVGHAYQGYLSREQPLSDYLWPTYESCEIHSMGLEFLTWPHMEKFFGADAERFRRIHLTQGLLFLPYGVAVDHFQHLVYEKPEATAAERHGMWQEVERMYLPWRDYGDLPHVVDGGFWQFQRHIYLHPFYYIDYTLAQTCALQLWVRSRKDPQKTLDDYNALCRRGGEAPFQALARGAGLISPFEPGCLRDVVEQARVVLAEGKQG; encoded by the coding sequence ATGCCCGTCACCATCGATCAGATCTTTGTCGAAACACCTCAGTACGAAGAAGTAGCCCGCGAATACGCCGAGCTCGAAGCTTCCTTCGCCCGCGCCAAGACCGCCGAACAGACGGCGGAGGTCGTTCATCGCTGGGATCAGATTCGCCGCCGCTTGGAAACGTGGGGCGCGCTCGTCTCGTTGCGGTTCAATCAAGACACGCGCAACGAAGAATACAAAAAGGAGCGCGAGTACAGCGACGAACTCCAGCCACGGCTGACCGACCTGGATGTCAAGATCAAGCGGCTCCTACTCGCTAGTCCGCATCGGGGGGCCCTCGAACAAAAGTACGGCACCCAGGCGTTTGCCCTGTGGTCTGCCGATGTGATGACGTTCGAGCCAGCCATTCAAGACCACCTGGTTCGCGAGGCCAAGCTGCAGGCCGAGTATGGCGAAGTGATGGCGACCGCCAAGTTACAGTTCCGGGGCGAAACGCTCAATCATTCGGCGATTGTCAAGTTTCGCGAAGATCCCGACCGAGCCACGCGGCACGAAGCCGAGCAAGTCCGCTGGCAATGGTACGCCGATAATCGCCCGCAGCTCGACCGAATCTATACCGACATGGTGAACCTGCGCCACGAGATGGCCCGCACGCTGAAGTTCAACAATTTCGTCGAACTGGGTTACCAGCGGATGAAGCGAGTCGATTACAACGCGGCCGATGTCGCCCTTTTTCGCGACGAAGTCCGCAAGTATGTCGTGCCATTGGCCGTTGAGTTGCGCAAGAAGCAGGCCAAAGACCTGGGCGTCGACAAACTCATGTTTTGGGACGACGCCATTCACGACGCGCAAGGCAATCCCGCGCCTCAGGGCGACCACGATTGGATGGTCGAGCGGGCGCACGAAATGTTCGCCGCGATGGGCCCCGAGCTGGCCGACTTCTTTCGCTTGATGACGACCGCCAAGCTGACCGACCTGAAGAACCGCGAAGGGAAAAGCCCGGGCGGCTTCTGCACGTCGTTCCCCTCGTATGGCTTGCCGTACATCTTTGCCAACTTCAACGGCACCAAGCACGACGTCGAAGTCTTCACGCACGAAGTAGGGCACGCCTATCAGGGCTACCTCAGCCGCGAGCAACCGCTGAGTGACTATCTCTGGCCAACGTACGAGTCGTGCGAGATCCACTCGATGGGGCTCGAGTTCCTCACCTGGCCGCACATGGAAAAGTTCTTCGGTGCCGATGCCGAACGGTTCCGTCGCATCCATCTCACCCAAGGCCTGCTGTTCCTGCCCTATGGCGTGGCCGTCGATCACTTTCAACACTTGGTTTATGAGAAGCCCGAAGCGACCGCGGCCGAGCGGCATGGCATGTGGCAGGAAGTGGAACGAATGTATTTGCCGTGGCGCGACTACGGCGACTTGCCCCACGTCGTCGATGGCGGCTTTTGGCAATTCCAACGGCACATTTATCTTCACCCGTTTTATTACATCGACTATACGCTGGCGCAAACCTGCGCGCTGCAGCTGTGGGTCCGTTCGCGTAAAGATCCGCAGAAGACGCTCGACGACTACAACGCCCTGTGCCGTCGCGGTGGCGAAGCTCCCTTCCAAGCCCTGGCACGCGGTGCCGGTCTGATCAGTCCCTTCGAACCGGGCTGCCTGCGCGATGTCGTCGAGCAGGCCCGCGTGGTGCTAGCGGAAGGAAAGCAGGGCTAA
- the cysC gene encoding adenylyl-sulfate kinase — protein MSDPSSATQVVWHPHSVTRAERERLNGHRGCVVWFTGLSGCGKSTIANEVDRQLHQRGAHSMLLDGDNVRHGLNASPQMLSSYGEAFAKRFGLTFTPEDRVENIRRIGAVTELFASAGLITLTAFVSPYRADRDAVRKLVEERGEVGDFIEVFVDAPLAVCEARDPKGLYKKARAGELPNFTGIHDPYEAPLTPDLHLLSGEKTPDLLAAEVLSHLKKCGKIA, from the coding sequence TTGTCTGATCCATCATCCGCTACGCAAGTCGTTTGGCATCCTCACAGCGTGACGCGCGCCGAGCGCGAAAGACTGAATGGCCACCGAGGCTGCGTCGTGTGGTTCACCGGGCTATCGGGTTGCGGCAAGAGCACGATCGCGAATGAAGTCGATCGTCAACTGCATCAGCGTGGCGCTCACAGCATGCTGCTCGATGGCGACAACGTGCGCCATGGGCTCAATGCGTCGCCGCAAATGCTCAGTAGTTATGGCGAAGCATTTGCCAAGCGGTTTGGTCTGACCTTCACGCCCGAAGATCGCGTCGAGAACATTCGCCGCATTGGCGCGGTGACCGAACTGTTCGCCTCGGCCGGACTGATCACCCTGACTGCCTTCGTCAGCCCCTATCGGGCCGATCGAGACGCCGTGCGCAAGTTGGTGGAAGAGCGCGGGGAAGTAGGAGATTTCATCGAGGTGTTCGTCGATGCGCCACTTGCGGTTTGCGAAGCGCGCGACCCCAAGGGGTTGTATAAGAAAGCCCGCGCCGGCGAGCTGCCAAATTTTACGGGCATTCATGACCCCTATGAGGCCCCTTTAACGCCGGATCTTCACCTATTATCTGGCGAGAAGACGCCAGACTTGCTAGCGGCCGAAGTGCTGTCGCACTTAAAGAAATGTGGCAAGATTGCGTAA
- the lpxK gene encoding tetraacyldisaccharide 4'-kinase, giving the protein MAFLTAASFRAIVSGQQRGLLAGTLRSLLSAAEPLYGAVVAQKNRRFDSGALQATKVDAPVISVGNLTVGGTGKTPLVVWLAKWFRQQGRDVTLISRGYGKRQGPNDEALEIAASLPAVPQIQNPDRIAAAREALRNSRAAVLILDDAFQHRRLARNLDIVLLDALEPFGYGHLLPRGLLREPIASLQRAQVIALSRAGAISTERRAEIRAIVAQHAPQADWLELTHAPVALIDHSGREETLTDWREKPLAAFAGIGNPAGFQFTLAQCGLQIAAWKEFADHQAYGPAEQQALANWLNAHGSLAGVICTHKDLVKLPVNSIGKLPLRALKIALQITSGQDRLENRLRELLIASAGAR; this is encoded by the coding sequence ATGGCGTTTCTTACTGCTGCCAGCTTTCGCGCGATTGTCAGCGGGCAACAGCGAGGGTTGCTCGCAGGAACATTGCGCTCGCTGCTCAGTGCTGCCGAGCCCCTGTACGGTGCCGTCGTGGCCCAGAAGAATCGCCGGTTTGACTCTGGCGCACTGCAGGCAACCAAAGTCGACGCGCCAGTGATTAGCGTCGGCAATCTCACCGTTGGCGGTACCGGCAAAACGCCGCTGGTCGTTTGGCTGGCCAAGTGGTTTCGTCAGCAAGGACGAGATGTCACCCTCATCAGCCGCGGTTATGGCAAGCGGCAGGGGCCGAACGACGAAGCACTCGAAATCGCTGCTTCGCTCCCCGCTGTGCCGCAAATCCAAAATCCCGATCGAATTGCCGCAGCGCGCGAGGCCTTGCGCAACTCGCGCGCAGCAGTGCTGATTCTGGACGATGCATTTCAACATCGGCGGCTTGCTCGCAATCTGGATATTGTCCTGCTCGATGCACTCGAGCCATTCGGCTATGGTCACTTATTACCCCGTGGCTTGCTCCGCGAACCCATCGCCAGTCTTCAGCGCGCGCAGGTGATCGCCCTCTCGCGCGCCGGTGCCATATCCACGGAGCGACGCGCCGAGATTCGCGCAATCGTGGCGCAGCACGCGCCGCAGGCCGATTGGCTCGAACTAACGCACGCGCCTGTCGCGCTGATCGATCACTCGGGGCGTGAAGAAACGCTAACTGATTGGCGTGAGAAACCGTTAGCTGCCTTCGCCGGCATCGGCAATCCCGCGGGTTTTCAATTCACGCTAGCGCAATGCGGGCTGCAGATCGCTGCCTGGAAAGAATTCGCCGACCATCAAGCCTATGGCCCTGCCGAACAGCAGGCTCTCGCGAACTGGTTGAATGCGCACGGTTCACTTGCAGGAGTAATCTGCACGCATAAAGACCTGGTGAAGTTGCCTGTGAACTCAATTGGCAAGTTGCCGCTGCGGGCACTTAAGATCGCTCTGCAGATTACGAGCGGGCAGGATCGATTGGAGAATCGATTGCGAGAGTTGCTAATTGCCTCGGCAGGAGCGCGGTGA
- a CDS encoding acyl-CoA dehydrogenase family protein, with amino-acid sequence MARITSPHDESLSQLCASLRELAPTLNAPQAWPAKQLELCAAAGVHEWFLPPEVGGQGWSEADLLRGYLQLSAACLTTAFVITQRVGACTRIAASGNVFARQKLLPSLIDGQIFATVGISHLTTSRQHMQPVMRAEETSSGFKLTGYSPWVTGAEHAQSIVLGATLVDGRQILVALPTDLPGVRIPPAPELVSLTASRTGEVHCDEVLVNRQWLLGGPIENVMKQGLGAKTGGLQTSTLAAGLTTAALDYLEQEAQQRNMLAEPATAMRAELNELIHDLLALAEGEQPCAAEDARGRANSLSLRATQAALVAAKGAGFVATHSAGRWCREALFFLVWSCPQNVLAVNLCEFAGLH; translated from the coding sequence ATGGCTCGCATTACCTCGCCGCACGATGAATCTCTCTCGCAACTGTGCGCGAGCTTGCGCGAACTGGCTCCCACGCTCAATGCGCCCCAAGCTTGGCCAGCTAAACAGTTGGAATTGTGTGCAGCAGCTGGCGTGCACGAGTGGTTCTTGCCGCCCGAAGTAGGTGGCCAAGGTTGGAGCGAAGCCGACTTGCTGCGCGGCTATTTACAACTGAGTGCGGCCTGCCTCACCACGGCCTTTGTCATCACGCAGCGCGTCGGTGCTTGCACGCGAATTGCGGCCAGTGGCAATGTCTTCGCGAGGCAAAAACTATTGCCGTCCTTAATTGATGGCCAAATCTTCGCCACAGTGGGCATCTCGCACCTGACCACCAGCCGGCAGCATATGCAACCGGTGATGCGCGCAGAAGAAACCAGCAGCGGCTTCAAGTTGACAGGGTATTCACCCTGGGTGACGGGCGCTGAGCATGCGCAATCGATTGTGCTCGGCGCGACGCTGGTCGACGGCCGGCAAATCCTCGTTGCTCTGCCAACCGACTTGCCCGGCGTAAGAATTCCGCCGGCTCCGGAACTGGTGAGTCTGACGGCTTCGCGCACCGGCGAAGTCCATTGCGACGAGGTGCTGGTCAATCGCCAGTGGCTCCTTGGGGGCCCGATCGAAAACGTGATGAAGCAAGGTTTGGGCGCAAAAACAGGCGGGCTGCAGACCTCTACTCTCGCGGCAGGATTGACGACCGCTGCGCTTGATTATCTCGAACAAGAGGCGCAGCAGCGGAATATGCTCGCCGAACCTGCCACTGCCATGCGCGCCGAGTTGAACGAATTGATTCATGATTTACTCGCGTTGGCCGAGGGCGAGCAGCCGTGCGCGGCCGAAGATGCGCGGGGACGAGCAAACAGCCTGTCGCTGCGCGCCACGCAGGCGGCGCTCGTCGCTGCCAAAGGAGCCGGTTTCGTGGCGACCCATTCCGCCGGTCGCTGGTGCCGCGAAGCCCTCTTTTTTCTCGTCTGGAGTTGTCCCCAAAATGTCCTCGCGGTGAACTTGTGCGAGTTTGCAGGACTGCACTAA
- a CDS encoding tetratricopeptide repeat protein — protein MIRTLVVSTLFVTFVSAALGQPPQLPGKSDADTTFDLPEVLQPAKTRSEAAEDKLTAATHYAQSRLLQQKGETLLALRHLQRAWRYDPETDFLLAEIVPLAFEAKQSEAAARYAVLAAERDPKDALLVRRLAIYLTDKQDYTRALRMYEKSLAKDDQLQAGVPTDLGAATVYAELGRLYFLTQQYQKSAAAFTAVRRALEEEKSSLDDSAKKSLIGEAAITYVLWGESFLEAGQHADAEKAFRKADLAKPNAPLLAFRLARVAAAQDKRDDAIKLLNEYFAAKTADSGRAPYELLAKLLGQQAANPAAAHEQLIARLRELHQEQPENHPLALSLANALWTTGKFDDAIPLLTATLAKQSDTDSSQKLIEHHWQQKEFRELLAAAGQLAERSGSLDSLGELLTRLQKDTAAVTACIKVAQEQAAQTDPKAKHAPILAAAIIARGGGKMEAAGQLFQAALALDPPNKTELRTQWALGLFLEDKNDLAAEMFRQVLAAEPAPGNPAAIRYYLAGALEMLGQTDAALQEIDKASQLQPTNPRYESRKAWILYHAKRWPAAAAEYEKFLDKHSAKQQAAMREQLRSAKLALSNIALEQGDFPAAVEWLEQVLDEYPEDPGALNDLGYLWADRGLHLQRALRMTQQAVALEPDNHAYRDSLGWAYFQLGQYEEAARELAVAVQEENPDGVLLEHYADALHKLGKTTAARSHWQRAAEAFQKAGETQKQNRVQEKLKASS, from the coding sequence ATGATTCGCACGCTGGTTGTTTCGACTCTCTTCGTTACTTTTGTCAGTGCCGCGCTTGGTCAACCGCCACAGTTGCCGGGCAAGTCCGACGCCGATACCACCTTCGACTTACCCGAAGTCTTGCAGCCCGCCAAGACGCGCAGCGAAGCTGCCGAAGACAAGCTAACCGCGGCCACACACTACGCGCAAAGTCGCCTGTTGCAGCAAAAGGGAGAGACACTCCTCGCCCTGCGGCACCTGCAACGTGCCTGGCGTTACGATCCCGAGACCGATTTTCTTCTGGCCGAAATTGTGCCGCTGGCCTTCGAAGCAAAACAGAGCGAAGCTGCTGCCCGCTATGCCGTACTTGCAGCCGAGCGCGATCCCAAGGACGCGCTGCTGGTGCGCCGGCTGGCCATCTATCTGACCGATAAGCAAGACTACACCCGCGCGCTGCGGATGTATGAAAAGTCGCTCGCCAAGGACGATCAGTTGCAAGCTGGTGTCCCCACCGACCTGGGCGCCGCCACAGTCTATGCCGAACTTGGCCGGCTTTACTTTCTCACCCAACAATATCAAAAATCAGCTGCAGCCTTCACAGCAGTCCGTCGCGCACTGGAAGAAGAGAAGTCGTCACTCGACGACAGCGCGAAGAAGTCGCTCATCGGCGAAGCAGCAATCACCTATGTCCTCTGGGGCGAGAGTTTTCTCGAAGCGGGCCAGCATGCCGACGCGGAGAAGGCCTTTCGCAAAGCCGATCTGGCCAAGCCCAATGCTCCGCTATTGGCCTTCCGCCTGGCGCGAGTCGCCGCAGCACAAGACAAGCGTGACGACGCCATCAAACTGTTGAACGAATACTTCGCCGCCAAGACCGCTGACAGCGGCCGCGCACCGTACGAATTACTCGCCAAGCTGCTTGGTCAGCAAGCGGCGAATCCGGCCGCAGCGCACGAACAATTGATCGCGCGCTTGCGCGAACTCCACCAGGAACAGCCCGAGAATCATCCCTTGGCACTTTCGCTGGCCAATGCCCTGTGGACGACCGGCAAGTTCGACGACGCTATTCCACTCCTCACCGCCACACTCGCTAAGCAGTCCGATACCGACAGTTCGCAAAAACTGATCGAGCATCATTGGCAGCAAAAAGAGTTTCGCGAATTGCTGGCCGCAGCGGGCCAACTGGCCGAGCGGAGTGGCTCGCTCGATTCGCTGGGCGAGCTACTAACGCGATTGCAAAAAGATACTGCCGCTGTCACCGCTTGCATCAAGGTCGCGCAAGAACAAGCTGCCCAAACCGATCCCAAGGCCAAGCACGCGCCCATTCTGGCCGCTGCGATCATCGCCCGCGGGGGCGGAAAGATGGAGGCTGCCGGCCAGTTGTTCCAAGCAGCGCTGGCGCTCGATCCGCCCAACAAAACCGAACTCCGCACGCAGTGGGCGCTGGGTCTGTTTCTCGAAGATAAGAACGACCTCGCTGCAGAGATGTTTCGCCAGGTCCTTGCCGCCGAACCGGCCCCGGGGAATCCGGCCGCCATTCGCTACTATCTGGCTGGCGCTTTGGAGATGCTCGGGCAGACCGATGCCGCCTTGCAGGAAATTGACAAGGCTTCGCAACTGCAGCCGACCAATCCGCGCTACGAAAGTCGTAAGGCCTGGATCCTCTATCACGCCAAACGCTGGCCCGCCGCCGCAGCCGAGTATGAGAAGTTTTTGGACAAGCATTCCGCCAAGCAACAAGCGGCCATGCGCGAGCAACTCCGTAGCGCGAAGCTGGCCCTTTCGAACATCGCGCTCGAGCAGGGTGACTTTCCTGCAGCTGTCGAATGGCTCGAACAGGTGCTCGATGAATATCCCGAAGATCCCGGGGCCTTGAACGACCTCGGCTATCTCTGGGCCGACCGCGGCTTGCATTTGCAGCGTGCCCTGCGCATGACACAGCAGGCCGTGGCGCTCGAACCAGACAATCACGCCTATCGCGACAGTCTGGGCTGGGCCTATTTTCAGTTGGGTCAATACGAAGAGGCTGCGCGCGAGTTAGCCGTTGCCGTACAGGAAGAGAATCCCGACGGGGTGCTGCTAGAGCACTATGCCGATGCCCTGCACAAGTTGGGCAAAACCACCGCGGCCCGCAGTCACTGGCAACGCGCCGCAGAGGCCTTTCAAAAAGCGGGCGAGACGCAAAAGCAAAACCGTGTGCAAGAAAAACTGAAAGCGTCGTCGTAA